From Bacillus sp. FSL K6-3431, the proteins below share one genomic window:
- a CDS encoding YlmC/YmxH family sporulation protein yields MVRISEFQIKDVVNISDGRKLGNIGDIEINLETGKIETIIIGNGGKLLGFFGKEEEIVIPWNQIIKIGTDVILVRHHATKFVQQQLDEPQE; encoded by the coding sequence ATGGTCCGGATATCTGAATTTCAAATTAAAGATGTTGTAAATATTAGCGACGGGAGAAAGTTGGGGAATATTGGGGATATTGAAATTAATCTTGAGACTGGAAAAATTGAAACGATCATTATTGGGAATGGCGGAAAGCTATTAGGCTTTTTCGGCAAAGAAGAAGAAATAGTCATCCCATGGAATCAGATTATTAAGATTGGAACAGATGTCATATTAGTTAGACATCACGCAACAAAATTTGTTCAGCAACAACTAGATGAGCCACAAGAATAA
- the sigG gene encoding RNA polymerase sporulation sigma factor SigG, which translates to MKRNKVEICGVDTSKLPVLKNDEMRKLLRQMQQGDLSAREKLVNGNLRLVLSVIQRFNNRGEYVDDLFQVGCIGLMKSIDNFDLGQNVRFSTYAVPMIIGEIRRYLRDNNPIRVSRSLRDIAYKALHVREKLMAKHSKEPTAMEIAKELDIPHEEVVFALDAIQDPVSLFEPIYNDGGDPIFVMDQLSDEKSRDTHWIEEIALHDGLQRLNDREKMIIRKRFFQGKTQMEVAEEIGISQAQVSRLEKAAIKQMNKNIQ; encoded by the coding sequence TTGAAGCGGAATAAAGTTGAAATCTGCGGTGTGGATACATCTAAGCTCCCCGTCCTAAAAAATGATGAAATGCGGAAACTTTTAAGACAAATGCAACAAGGGGACTTATCTGCTCGTGAAAAACTAGTGAATGGAAATTTAAGGCTAGTATTGAGTGTCATTCAGCGCTTTAACAACAGAGGTGAATATGTTGATGACCTCTTCCAAGTTGGCTGTATTGGACTGATGAAATCGATAGATAATTTTGATTTAGGTCAGAATGTTCGTTTTTCTACTTATGCAGTACCTATGATTATTGGTGAAATACGGAGATATTTACGGGACAATAACCCGATCCGAGTCTCCAGATCATTAAGAGATATCGCTTATAAGGCTTTACATGTACGTGAAAAATTAATGGCGAAGCATTCGAAAGAGCCAACGGCCATGGAAATTGCAAAAGAGCTTGACATCCCACATGAAGAAGTTGTATTTGCTTTAGATGCTATCCAAGACCCGGTGTCATTATTTGAACCGATTTATAATGATGGAGGGGATCCAATCTTTGTTATGGATCAGTTAAGTGACGAGAAAAGTCGTGACACACATTGGATTGAAGAAATCGCACTTCATGATGGATTACAAAGATTGAATGACCGTGAAAAGATGATCATTCGTAAACGATTTTTTCAAGGGAAAACCCAAATGGAAGTGGCAGAAGAAATTGGGATATCACAAGCCCAAGTTTCTAGACTAGAAAAAGCAGCAATTAAACAAATGAATAAAAATATCCAATAA
- the sigE gene encoding RNA polymerase sporulation sigma factor SigE, producing MKKLRLRLYYYWYRFLKKLGLKSDEIFYIGGSEALPPPLSRDEEAILLTKLPNGDKTARSILIERNLRLVVYIARKFENTGINIEDLISIGTIGLIKAVNTFNPEKKIKLATYASRCIENEILMYLRRNNKTRSEVSFDEPLNIDWDGNELLLSDVLGTENDIITKELDSDVDKSLLFSALEKLSDREKQIMELRFGLVGGEEKTQKDVADMLGISQSYISRLEKRIIRRLRKEFNKMV from the coding sequence TTGAAAAAACTTCGATTACGCTTGTATTATTATTGGTATCGTTTCCTGAAGAAACTTGGTTTGAAATCTGACGAAATCTTTTATATAGGTGGTAGTGAAGCATTACCACCTCCGCTCTCACGTGATGAAGAGGCAATATTATTAACTAAACTGCCAAATGGTGATAAAACTGCTCGATCGATTTTAATAGAAAGAAATTTGCGTCTTGTCGTATATATCGCAAGAAAGTTTGAAAATACCGGCATAAATATCGAGGATTTAATTAGTATTGGAACAATTGGTCTCATTAAAGCTGTTAATACTTTTAATCCCGAAAAAAAGATAAAATTAGCTACATATGCATCGCGTTGTATAGAAAATGAGATTCTAATGTATTTACGGAGAAATAATAAAACACGCTCTGAGGTTTCCTTTGATGAACCATTGAACATAGATTGGGATGGAAATGAATTATTATTATCTGATGTATTAGGAACGGAAAATGATATTATTACTAAGGAATTAGATTCGGATGTAGATAAATCATTATTGTTCAGTGCGCTTGAAAAGTTATCTGATCGCGAAAAACAAATTATGGAACTTCGATTTGGTCTTGTTGGTGGTGAAGAAAAAACACAAAAAGATGTAGCTGATATGCTTGGTATTTCACAATCGTATATTTCTCGGCTTGAAAAAAGAATTATTAGACGACTTCGAAAAGAGTTTAACAAGATGGTTTAG
- the spoIIGA gene encoding sigma-E processing peptidase SpoIIGA produces MVVYLDVIWLLNFLVDSLLIWMTAIFLKRNIHPVRIFAGGLIGSLLIILSVTPWSTFANHPISKIGISICMIIIAFGFKRVNYFFSGLMTLYFSTFLMGGILIGVHYFVNFDNEIQSTVLLQSIQGFGDPISWVFVIFGFPAAWHFSQRSMNRITISNLVYDVLVDVVVVINDIEFQIKGLVDSGNSLYDPISKVPVMIVQSTAVEGQLPKEILQLASNNSDHLDKVGQIPSQWASTMRLIPATTLGQKNQLLCAFKPDKITLLDNHSAKDVKKALVVFTDQVLSADGRFQCIIHPLMASDGIVQPAS; encoded by the coding sequence TTGGTCGTATATTTAGATGTGATCTGGCTGTTAAATTTCCTTGTTGATAGTTTACTTATCTGGATGACCGCAATTTTTTTGAAGCGAAATATCCATCCTGTCAGAATTTTTGCAGGAGGACTAATTGGATCTTTACTTATTATCCTTTCCGTCACACCATGGTCAACATTTGCAAATCATCCTATTTCAAAAATAGGTATTTCCATTTGTATGATTATTATTGCGTTTGGGTTTAAGCGCGTAAATTATTTCTTTAGTGGTTTAATGACATTGTATTTCTCTACATTTTTAATGGGGGGTATCTTAATTGGTGTTCATTATTTTGTGAATTTCGATAATGAGATACAGTCGACTGTCCTGTTACAAAGTATACAAGGTTTTGGTGATCCAATTAGCTGGGTTTTCGTCATTTTTGGCTTTCCTGCTGCATGGCATTTCTCACAACGGAGCATGAATCGTATTACGATATCGAATCTAGTCTATGATGTTTTAGTTGATGTAGTTGTGGTTATAAATGACATAGAATTTCAAATTAAGGGATTAGTTGATAGTGGGAACAGTTTATATGATCCAATTTCCAAAGTACCTGTAATGATTGTACAATCAACAGCTGTTGAAGGGCAGCTTCCAAAGGAAATACTACAATTAGCCTCTAATAATAGTGATCATTTAGATAAAGTAGGGCAGATACCATCGCAATGGGCAAGTACGATGAGATTAATCCCAGCCACGACGCTAGGACAAAAAAATCAATTACTATGTGCTTTTAAACCGGATAAAATCACCTTGCTTGATAATCATTCTGCTAAAGATGTAAAAAAAGCATTAGTCGTATTCACAGATCAGGTCCTTTCAGCGGATGGACGTTTTCAATGTATTATCCATCCTTTAATGGCTTCAGATGGAATCGTTCAGCCAGCTTCCTAG
- the ftsZ gene encoding cell division protein FtsZ has protein sequence MLDFDTNVDSLATIKVIGVGGGGNNAVNRMIEHDVQGVEFIAVNTDAQALNLSKAEIKMQIGAKLTRGLGAGANPEVGKKAAEESKEQIEEALRGADMVFVTAGMGGGTGTGAAPVIAQIARDLGALTVGVVTRPFTFEGRKRANQAGGGIGAMKDAVDTLIVIPNDRLLEIVDKSTPMLEAFREADNVLRQGVQGISDLIAVPGLINLDFADVKTIMTNKGSALMGIGIATGESRAAEAAKKAISSPLLETSIEGAQGVLMNITGGTNLSLYEVQEAADIVASASDQEVNMIFGSVINDNLKDEIIVTVIATGFDEAPEHPKQQRPSFGQPKQANPNPRVAPREQKREEAEEPSRSNQQPVEDTLDIPTFLRNRNRRR, from the coding sequence ATGTTAGATTTCGATACAAACGTAGATTCATTAGCGACGATTAAGGTTATCGGTGTAGGCGGCGGCGGAAACAATGCTGTTAACCGAATGATAGAGCATGATGTACAAGGTGTAGAATTTATTGCGGTAAATACCGATGCACAAGCACTTAATTTATCAAAAGCTGAAATTAAGATGCAAATCGGTGCAAAGCTTACAAGAGGGCTTGGAGCAGGGGCTAATCCAGAAGTCGGGAAAAAAGCTGCAGAAGAAAGCAAAGAGCAGATTGAAGAAGCATTACGAGGTGCAGATATGGTGTTTGTAACAGCCGGTATGGGTGGTGGTACTGGTACTGGTGCAGCTCCTGTTATCGCTCAGATTGCTCGCGATTTAGGTGCGCTTACTGTAGGTGTTGTCACAAGACCGTTTACTTTTGAAGGTAGAAAACGTGCAAATCAAGCAGGTGGCGGAATTGGCGCCATGAAGGATGCAGTAGATACACTTATCGTCATCCCAAATGATAGACTACTAGAAATTGTTGATAAAAGTACACCAATGCTAGAAGCATTCCGTGAAGCGGACAATGTATTAAGACAAGGTGTGCAAGGTATCTCAGATTTAATTGCTGTTCCAGGCTTAATTAACCTAGATTTCGCTGACGTTAAGACAATAATGACGAATAAAGGTTCAGCGTTAATGGGAATAGGAATTGCAACTGGAGAAAGCCGTGCGGCAGAAGCTGCTAAAAAGGCTATTTCCTCTCCATTACTTGAGACATCGATCGAAGGTGCGCAAGGTGTTTTGATGAATATTACAGGTGGTACAAACCTGAGTTTGTATGAGGTACAAGAAGCAGCAGACATCGTAGCTTCAGCCTCAGACCAGGAAGTCAATATGATTTTTGGTTCTGTCATCAATGATAATTTGAAGGATGAAATCATTGTGACTGTTATAGCGACAGGATTTGATGAAGCACCTGAACATCCAAAGCAACAACGTCCTTCATTTGGGCAACCTAAGCAAGCAAACCCAAATCCACGTGTAGCTCCACGTGAACAAAAAAGAGAAGAGGCGGAAGAGCCTTCACGATCAAACCAACAACCTGTTGAAGACACATTAGACATTCCAACATTTTTACGAAATAGAAATAGAAGAAGATAA
- the ftsA gene encoding cell division protein FtsA translates to MNNSEIYVSLDIGTSTVKVIIGEMANDSLNIIGVGNAKAEGIRKGSIVDIDETVQSIRRAVEQAERMIGMEINHVIVGIAGNHVGLQSCHGVVAVSSENREISDDDVARVMDAAEVVSIPPEREIINIIPQQFIVDGLEEITDPRGMIGVRLEMEGTLITGSKTILHNTLRCVERAGLEIVEIVLQPLATASAALSKDEQNLGTALIDIGGGSTTVVVFEQGSIRGTCVIPIGGEHITKDLSIGLRTATEDAEKIKIKYGHAFYDHASEDEVFSVPIIGSDQHQQFNQLELSDIIEARMEEVFELIQQEIKRMGSSDLPGGYVLTGGVANMPGVMDLAQLILQNRVRVASPDYIGVREPQFTTAVGLIRYAYKNARLQGRNVSASSIQHSSDTTEKRPVKEASSKQRKEKDSDEKIGSKVKRFFDYFFE, encoded by the coding sequence TTGAACAACAGTGAAATATATGTCAGCCTGGATATTGGTACATCCACAGTAAAAGTGATAATTGGAGAAATGGCAAATGATTCTTTGAATATCATTGGTGTTGGAAATGCCAAAGCCGAAGGAATTAGGAAAGGCTCTATTGTAGATATTGATGAAACTGTTCAGTCTATTAGAAGGGCAGTTGAACAAGCAGAAAGAATGATAGGCATGGAAATTAATCATGTTATCGTTGGGATTGCAGGTAATCACGTAGGGCTTCAATCTTGTCATGGTGTAGTAGCAGTATCAAGTGAAAACAGAGAAATATCCGATGACGATGTTGCCAGGGTGATGGATGCGGCAGAAGTTGTGTCTATTCCACCCGAAAGGGAAATAATCAATATTATACCACAACAGTTTATTGTAGATGGATTAGAGGAAATCACTGATCCAAGAGGTATGATCGGTGTCCGACTGGAAATGGAAGGTACACTTATAACTGGATCAAAAACTATTTTACATAACACATTGCGTTGTGTTGAAAGAGCTGGTCTTGAAATAGTGGAAATTGTATTACAACCATTAGCTACTGCCTCAGCAGCGCTTTCAAAAGATGAACAGAATCTCGGCACCGCTTTGATCGATATTGGTGGTGGCTCTACTACAGTAGTTGTATTTGAGCAAGGGTCTATAAGAGGTACATGTGTCATTCCAATTGGCGGAGAACACATCACAAAGGATCTTTCCATAGGGTTGAGAACTGCGACGGAAGATGCTGAAAAAATTAAAATTAAGTATGGACATGCTTTTTATGACCATGCATCTGAAGATGAAGTATTCAGCGTTCCGATCATTGGTAGTGATCAGCATCAACAATTTAACCAGCTAGAATTATCCGATATTATAGAGGCCAGAATGGAAGAAGTATTTGAACTAATTCAGCAGGAAATAAAGCGGATGGGTAGTTCTGATCTTCCCGGAGGCTATGTACTAACAGGTGGAGTAGCAAATATGCCTGGTGTGATGGATTTGGCTCAGCTTATATTGCAAAATCGTGTACGTGTTGCCAGTCCTGATTATATAGGTGTAAGAGAGCCGCAATTTACTACAGCTGTTGGACTGATTCGCTATGCTTATAAAAATGCTAGATTACAAGGTAGGAATGTTAGTGCTTCATCGATTCAGCATTCAAGTGATACGACTGAGAAACGACCTGTGAAGGAAGCTTCATCAAAACAGCGGAAAGAGAAAGATTCGGATGAGAAAATAGGCTCGAAAGTAAAAAGATTTTTTGATTACTTTTTTGAGTAA
- a CDS encoding small basic family protein produces MWLPLLGLLIGITFGLLTDIKIPDEYANYLSIAVLASLDTLFGGIRSHMQNLYDNRVFVSGFFFNIILAASLAFLGVHLGVDLYLAAIFAFGVRLFQNIAVIRRILLNKWATARESSK; encoded by the coding sequence ATGTGGCTTCCATTACTTGGTCTTTTAATTGGTATCACATTTGGATTATTAACCGATATAAAAATACCAGATGAATATGCAAACTATCTTTCTATAGCGGTATTAGCGTCACTTGATACTTTATTTGGTGGGATTAGATCTCATATGCAAAATCTTTATGATAATCGCGTTTTTGTATCGGGTTTTTTCTTTAATATTATATTAGCAGCAAGTTTAGCTTTTCTAGGTGTTCATCTTGGTGTAGACTTGTATTTAGCTGCAATCTTTGCATTTGGTGTAAGATTATTTCAAAATATAGCCGTTATCCGCAGAATTCTTTTAAATAAATGGGCAACTGCTAGAGAAAGTTCAAAATAA
- a CDS encoding DUF881 domain-containing protein: MTKQAKLYFTIITFIIGFMIAIQFQTVQEPIVRDTRDTWELRQELTKELDLYSKLIEEIRKNENRIRDYESEISGSKEEILRTTITELKKEAGLMEATGPGIVLTIEPLTEAMLLGERYVSVSPVILQRLINELNMFGAKHISVDGERIINTTVIRDINGETKVGNHALGMLPFNILIITENKESAEKMYNRMQVSPSIEDFFIDNLRVKISKPSDSITVPPFVDKLRMQHMEPVLEKGEK, translated from the coding sequence ATGACCAAACAGGCCAAACTTTACTTTACAATCATTACATTTATTATTGGCTTTATGATAGCTATCCAGTTTCAAACAGTGCAAGAACCTATTGTAAGGGATACACGTGACACTTGGGAACTTCGTCAAGAACTAACAAAGGAACTAGATCTTTATTCAAAGCTAATCGAAGAAATTCGAAAAAATGAAAACAGAATCCGCGACTATGAATCGGAAATTTCAGGTAGTAAAGAGGAAATACTAAGAACAACAATCACAGAGTTAAAAAAGGAAGCCGGTTTAATGGAGGCTACGGGTCCAGGTATTGTCTTAACAATTGAACCACTTACTGAAGCAATGTTACTCGGTGAAAGGTATGTTTCTGTTTCACCGGTTATTCTCCAGCGATTAATAAATGAATTAAATATGTTTGGAGCAAAACATATATCAGTAGATGGTGAAAGAATCATTAATACAACGGTTATTCGTGATATTAATGGTGAAACAAAAGTTGGTAATCACGCTCTTGGTATGTTACCTTTCAACATATTAATTATTACCGAGAATAAAGAATCAGCGGAAAAAATGTATAATAGGATGCAAGTATCTCCATCAATTGAAGACTTTTTTATTGATAATTTACGTGTGAAAATATCAAAGCCTTCAGATTCCATTACAGTTCCTCCATTCGTCGATAAACTTCGCATGCAACATATGGAGCCCGTACTAGAAAAAGGAGAGAAATAA
- a CDS encoding DUF881 domain-containing protein: MKKRRKSKYVVLSLVCLVFGFILAFSYSYASKDKKSSSNITDKQYMKEMDLRKQLVGYQDRNRDLQKELLDKQDKVRQMEKKLSQEEQTFSDLAENAEKYRMFLGKIKVEGPGVVVSLEDGEFTAEGNVNDYLVHEHHVFKVINELFISGASAVAVNGQRLKHDSYIVCTGPVITVDGNPFPAPFNITAIGDADVMSSSLTLNGGIRDQLVNDNITFTLEKKKEIVLEPVLGEAS; encoded by the coding sequence ATGAAGAAGCGAAGAAAGAGTAAATACGTAGTTTTGTCTCTTGTTTGTTTAGTATTCGGCTTTATCCTTGCTTTCTCGTATAGCTATGCAAGCAAGGATAAAAAGTCGTCCAGTAACATAACGGATAAACAGTATATGAAAGAAATGGATTTGCGAAAACAATTAGTCGGTTATCAAGATAGAAATCGCGATTTGCAAAAAGAGTTATTAGATAAACAAGATAAAGTACGTCAAATGGAAAAGAAGTTATCACAGGAAGAACAAACTTTTTCCGACCTAGCGGAGAATGCGGAAAAATATCGAATGTTTCTTGGGAAAATTAAAGTCGAAGGTCCAGGTGTTGTTGTTAGCCTAGAGGACGGAGAGTTTACAGCCGAAGGCAATGTAAATGATTATCTCGTACATGAACATCATGTATTTAAAGTGATAAATGAACTATTTATTTCTGGCGCTTCAGCAGTTGCAGTTAATGGACAGAGATTAAAACATGATTCATATATTGTTTGTACCGGTCCAGTTATTACGGTAGATGGAAATCCATTTCCAGCACCTTTTAATATTACGGCAATCGGTGATGCTGATGTCATGTCATCATCATTGACTTTAAATGGTGGTATCCGTGATCAATTGGTGAATGATAATATTACATTTACGTTGGAAAAGAAAAAAGAAATTGTATTGGAACCAGTTTTAGGAGAGGCATCATAA
- a CDS encoding cell division protein FtsQ/DivIB has product MQRGKVLSLEERIPKIKEHRKRKANRRLILLLSLFFLLIVSVVYFQSPLSHIKKIEISGNEKMSAKDILSVTGLTEGLNIWKVDKHFAKEKLMDLSEIKKVDISIAFPNILKIDLVENATIAYVENKQNFYPLLETGEVLKKGQRMNLVENAPILVNFESGAILETLAVELEQLPPEIVHVISEIRYDPNKTDKYHIYLFMNDGNEVQASISSFSEKMVHYPSYISQLDPDIRGVLDLEVGSFFKAYGVEGKGSDEEAKKE; this is encoded by the coding sequence ATGCAAAGAGGGAAGGTTTTATCCCTAGAAGAAAGGATACCAAAAATAAAAGAACATCGAAAGCGAAAGGCAAACAGACGCCTTATTCTTCTGCTATCTTTATTCTTCCTATTAATTGTATCTGTCGTATATTTTCAATCCCCACTTAGCCATATAAAAAAAATAGAAATCAGCGGAAATGAAAAAATGTCTGCTAAAGACATTTTGTCAGTGACAGGACTTACTGAAGGCTTGAATATATGGAAAGTGGACAAACATTTTGCGAAAGAAAAATTAATGGATCTATCAGAGATTAAAAAGGTAGATATAAGTATCGCATTTCCAAATATATTAAAAATCGACCTAGTGGAAAATGCGACGATTGCATATGTAGAAAACAAACAAAATTTCTATCCACTACTGGAAACTGGTGAAGTATTAAAAAAAGGACAACGAATGAACCTAGTTGAAAATGCACCCATTCTAGTGAATTTCGAATCGGGTGCTATATTGGAAACTCTTGCTGTTGAACTCGAACAGCTTCCGCCCGAAATCGTCCATGTCATTTCTGAAATCCGTTATGATCCAAACAAAACAGATAAATATCATATTTACTTATTTATGAATGATGGTAATGAAGTACAAGCTTCGATTTCGTCCTTTTCGGAAAAAATGGTCCATTATCCTTCATATATAAGTCAGCTTGATCCAGATATTAGGGGGGTACTTGACTTAGAAGTAGGATCTTTTTTTAAAGCTTATGGAGTAGAAGGGAAAGGTTCGGATGAAGAAGCGAAGAAAGAGTAA
- the murG gene encoding undecaprenyldiphospho-muramoylpentapeptide beta-N-acetylglucosaminyltransferase translates to MKIIVSGGGTGGHIYPALALIRTIKKEYPKTQFLYIGTEKGLEADIIRRENIPFETINITGFKRSLSLENLKTIFRFFKGVRDSKKLLKKFNPDAVVGTGGYVCGPVVYAAAKKRIPTIIHEQNSIPGLTNKFLSRYVDKVAVCFEQVREYFPESKVVLTGNPRASEVIGKKKMGVIQSFGLRDDLPIALIFGGSRGARPINEVVIKSLSQLSTKPYQVLYVTGESHYDEVRKEAELFGEFNNIVILPFIHNMQELLASVDVVIGRAGATSLAEITALGLPSILIPSPYVTNNHQEKNAEALVEKGAAYMLTEKELTSQRLIEAIDRILLDESERTNMGNASKKLGIQDASNRLFDVIKELTNNR, encoded by the coding sequence ATGAAAATAATTGTAAGTGGTGGAGGCACCGGAGGGCATATTTATCCTGCCTTAGCATTAATCCGAACAATAAAAAAAGAATATCCTAAAACACAATTTCTCTATATCGGCACAGAAAAAGGTTTAGAGGCTGATATTATTCGCAGGGAAAATATTCCTTTTGAAACAATTAATATTACAGGTTTTAAACGCTCACTTTCATTAGAAAATTTGAAAACAATTTTCCGCTTTTTTAAAGGTGTTCGAGATAGTAAAAAACTTTTGAAAAAATTTAATCCAGATGCTGTTGTTGGTACTGGAGGATATGTTTGTGGTCCGGTCGTTTACGCTGCTGCAAAAAAACGAATCCCAACCATTATTCATGAACAGAATAGTATTCCGGGATTAACTAATAAATTTTTAAGTAGATATGTAGATAAAGTAGCTGTTTGCTTTGAACAAGTTCGTGAATATTTTCCCGAAAGTAAAGTAGTTCTAACAGGAAACCCGCGTGCCTCAGAAGTAATCGGGAAGAAGAAAATGGGGGTAATTCAATCATTTGGATTAAGAGACGACTTACCTATAGCGTTAATTTTTGGAGGGAGTCGCGGAGCTAGACCAATTAATGAAGTAGTAATTAAGTCGCTTTCCCAATTATCAACGAAACCGTATCAGGTACTATATGTAACGGGAGAATCACATTATGATGAGGTTCGAAAAGAAGCGGAATTGTTTGGTGAATTTAATAATATTGTTATTTTGCCATTTATACATAATATGCAAGAACTGCTGGCATCTGTTGATGTTGTCATTGGGAGGGCAGGCGCAACATCACTTGCTGAAATTACAGCCCTTGGCTTACCATCCATATTGATTCCAAGTCCATACGTTACAAATAACCATCAGGAAAAAAATGCCGAAGCCCTCGTCGAAAAAGGGGCAGCGTATATGTTGACCGAAAAAGAATTGACTAGTCAACGATTGATTGAAGCCATTGATAGAATATTATTGGATGAGTCAGAAAGAACAAATATGGGGAATGCTTCTAAAAAACTTGGTATTCAGGATGCATCAAATCGACTTTTTGACGTAATCAAAGAGCTGACAAACAATAGGTAA
- the spoVE gene encoding stage V sporulation protein E, producing MPTKKTAPDLILIMTTLTLLGVGLIMVYSASAVWANYKFADPFFFLKRQLLFAGVGIVAMFLIINFDYWVWKQWAKPIIIICFLLLVAVLVPGIGKEINGSRSWIGVGAFSVQPSEFMKIAMIVFLAKFLSERQRYITTIKKGLLPSLSLVFLAFALIMLQPDLGTGTVMVGTCVVMIYVCGARIAHFAFLGFLGLAGFVGLVISAPYRIKRITSFLDPWQDPLNSGFQIIQSLYAIGPGGLLGLGLGESKQKYFYLPEPQTDFIFAILAEELGFIGGSFILLLFGLLLWRGIKIALSAPDLFGSFLAVGIISMIAIQVMINIGVVIGLMPVTGITLPLLSYGGSSLTLMLMAIGVLLNISRHAR from the coding sequence GTGCCAACAAAAAAAACAGCTCCAGATTTAATATTGATTATGACTACATTGACTTTATTAGGTGTTGGCTTAATCATGGTTTACAGCGCAAGTGCAGTGTGGGCTAATTATAAATTTGCCGATCCCTTCTTTTTCTTAAAACGCCAGCTGCTTTTTGCTGGGGTAGGTATCGTTGCAATGTTTCTAATCATAAACTTCGATTATTGGGTGTGGAAGCAATGGGCGAAGCCAATAATAATTATTTGCTTTCTGCTTTTGGTTGCAGTACTCGTTCCCGGCATCGGAAAAGAAATCAATGGCTCAAGAAGTTGGATAGGGGTAGGAGCTTTTTCTGTACAACCATCAGAATTCATGAAGATAGCAATGATTGTTTTTTTGGCAAAATTTCTATCTGAGCGGCAAAGGTATATTACAACAATTAAAAAAGGATTATTACCCTCCCTTTCACTTGTGTTTCTAGCATTTGCATTAATAATGCTTCAACCGGACCTGGGTACAGGAACAGTTATGGTCGGGACATGCGTAGTAATGATTTACGTATGCGGTGCAAGAATTGCTCATTTCGCCTTTCTAGGCTTTCTGGGCTTAGCTGGTTTTGTTGGGCTTGTAATTTCAGCCCCTTACCGTATAAAAAGAATAACTTCCTTTCTTGATCCTTGGCAAGATCCATTGAATAGTGGCTTTCAAATCATCCAATCATTATATGCAATCGGACCTGGTGGATTATTGGGACTAGGCTTGGGTGAAAGTAAACAAAAGTATTTCTATCTACCTGAACCACAAACAGATTTCATCTTTGCGATACTTGCAGAAGAATTAGGATTTATCGGTGGTAGTTTTATCCTGCTTCTGTTTGGACTACTTTTATGGCGAGGAATTAAAATTGCTCTTTCGGCCCCAGACCTATTCGGTAGTTTTTTAGCGGTAGGAATTATATCAATGATTGCTATACAAGTGATGATTAATATCGGAGTGGTGATTGGGTTGATGCCAGTAACGGGAATCACTCTTCCGCTATTAAGCTATGGTGGATCGTCATTAACCTTAATGCTCATGGCCATAGGGGTATTATTAAACATTAGCCGTCATGCTAGATAG